Below is a window of Microbacterium croceum DNA.
CTCTGAGACGAGGCGCGCGTTGGCCAGTCCGTCCTCGGTGGCCGCCTGCACGCTGAACTCCCGCGCGGAGAGTTTCGGCAGCTTGGCGCGGGTGATGTCGCTGGCGAGCTGGCCGGAGTTCAGCGCCTCGCTCAGCACGTCGAGATCGAGGCCGTGCCCGTCGGCGAAGTGCACGGCCTCGGCGAGACCGGCGATACTGATGACGAGATAGTGGTTCACGGCCAGCTTCATCAGCAGCCCGTGACCGACCGGGCCGCAGTGGATGACGGTCTTCGTCAGAGGCTCGAGCAACGGCGCGACCTCCGCGACATCGTCTGCGGCGCCCCCGACGAGCGCGACGAGCCGGCCCGCCTCCGCCGGGATCCGCGACCCGGACACCGGAGACTCGACGAACCTCCCACCCGCGGTGCGGATGTCGGCCGCGAGACCACGCGAGTACTCCGGCGAGGTCGAGCCGGTGGAGACGATCAGATGCCCCGCGACCCGTTCGGCGAAGGCATCCGTCCCGCGACCGAGCACCTCATCGGTGACGCGCTCGTTGACGAGCATCAGGAACAGCGTGGACGTGCGGCGGAACACGTCATCGACCGACGCGGCCACGTCCGCCCCGGCGGCGCGCAGCGGCTCCGTGCGCGCATCCGTGCGATTCCACACGAACAGGGGGATGCCGGCGCCGGCGAGGTTGAGGGCCATGGGCTGCCCCATCACTCCGAGCCCGATGAAGCCGATGCGGTCGTCCATGGTTCCGTCCCTTCGTGCTGACCTGACGTGGCGCTCAGTCACCGAAGTCGGCGAGCAGCTCGGCGAAGTGGTCGAGGTCCGCGGCCGACCAGCGCCGCAACCGCTCCGCGAGACGGGCCTCGTACCGCGACCGCGCGAGCGCCACCCGCTCCTGTGCCAGCTCGGTCGCGACCAGCACACGCGCCCGGCGGTCTTCCGGGTCGCGGACGCTCTCGACCAGACCCAGCTGCTCGAGCTGACGCACGTGGCGGCTGACGGCGGACTTGTCTGTCTGCAGCCGCTCGATGATCGCTCCGGCGGAGGTGGCCTTGCCCGTCGCGATCGAGGTCAGCACCTGGTACCCCAACGGCTGCAGATCGGGATGCACGGTGGCGGCGGCTTCGCGCCAGCTCACCCGGATCCGCGCGAACAGGCGCCCCAGCTCGTGCTCGACGCGCGAGACCGCCTGGTCGAGATCGGAGCCTTCGGCGGAGTCCGGCGCCTCGGTGCGGGCGGGTTCGTCGGACGCGGCACTCATGCCCGCCAGCTTACGGCGAAGCCCCCGCCATCGGAGTGACGGCAGGGGCTTCGATCACACCTCGGACAGCAGCCGGAAGACCTTCGACGCGGCCGCGATCTCGTCCTGCGTGAGCCCCGCCACGACCGTGCGCAGGCGTGTGGCGTGGTCGCGGCGCAGCTCGGCGAGTGCGGCACACGCCGCGGGCGTGGCCGTCAGCACCCGCTGGCGGCCGTCGCGCTCGTCGGGACGGGACTCCAGCAGACCCAGGTCCTCCAGCATCCGCACGTGGCGGCTGATGACGGACTTGTCCATCTCGAACTTGTCCGCGAGCTCGTGGGCGTTCGCCCGCTCCGCACGCTCGATGAACGTCAGCAGCTTGTAGCCGCCGACCTGCAGCTCCGGATCGATGCGGGCCGCCGACTCCTTCCACAGCGTCCGCGTGCGCGCGAAGATCAGGTTCAGATGGGTCTGCAGATCGCTGAGCGCCGTGTCGACGTCCGAGGACATCGCCGCTTCCGAAGCGACCATGTCAGCGCCCCGACTCCCGGTCCTCGCGTTCGAGCACGGTCACCGCTCCGGTGGGTGCCGACGTCGACTCGGCACCGGCGATCCGGATGGAACCGGTGGCCATCGAGGCGCCGACCTCGGCCTCGGCGACCTCGATCACCGACTCCTCGGCCTGCTCGCGCAGCTGCTCGGCGGCATTCTTGGTCGACAGCGGCTTGTTCTTGATGAACGCGATCGCGATGATCGAGATCACGGCGAGGGGGATCGCGACGATGAAGGCGTCGGCGATGCCGTGACCGTACGCTCCCTCGACGATCGCGCGGATCGTGTCGGGAAGCTGCGTCACCTTCGGCACATCACCCGAGGCGAGGTGCTGCAGCGCGTCGACCTCGTCCTGCGTGGTCGGGGTGAACCCCTTCAGCGCATCGGTCATGTAGCTGGCGACGCTCGTCGAGAGCATGGCGCCCATGACCGTCACGCCGATGGTGCCGGCGATGGTGCGGAAGAAGTTGACGTTCGACGACGCCGCGCCGAGCTGCTGCGGAGGCGTGTCGTTCTGCACGATGAGCGTGAGGTTCTGCATGACCATGCCGAGACCGGCGCCGAGCGCGAACATGTAGACGGCGACCAGCGGGAACGGGGTGTCGTAGCGCAGCGTCGACATCAGGCTGACGCCGATCGTGGTGAGAGTGGCGCCCGTGAGCATCCAGCCCTTCCACTTGCCGAAGCGGCTGACGAGCTGGCCGATGATGATCGACGCGCCCATCTGACCGACGATCATCGGGATCGTCATGAGGCCCGACTCCGTGGGCGTGGCCCCACGGGCCAGCTGGAAGTACTGCGCGAGGAACACCGAGGTGGCGAACATCGAGACGCCGATGGCGATCGAGGCGATGACCGACAGCGTGAAGGTGCGGCCCGTGAAGAGCGACATCGGGACGATCGGCTCCGTGACGAAGAACTCGACCGCGATGAAACCGGCGATCGCGACACCGGCGATCACGGCGAGCATGATGCTCGTCGAGGAGTCCCAGTCGAACTGGCTGCCGCCCATCGACACCCAGATGAGAAGCGTCGAGACGCCCACCGCGAGCAGCACGATGCCGAAGTAGTCGATCGAGACCTTGGTGTCACGCTGGGGCTTCGGCAGATGCAGCGTGAACTGCAGCAGCACGAGGGCGAGGATCGCGAACGGGACGCCGACGAAGAAGTTGGAGCGCCAGCCCCACACGTCGGTGAGGAGTCCGCCGAGCAACGGGCCGCCGATGGTGCCGAGGGCCATGATGCCGCCGACGACACCCATGTACTTGCCGCGCTCGCGCGGAGAGATGATGAGGGCGACGGCGATCATCACGAGCGACATCAGGCCGCCGACGCCGATGCCCTGCACGACGCGCACGGCGATCAGCATGTTCGTGTCGGTCGAGAACCCGGCGACCACGGTGCCGACCGTGAAGATGATCAGCGAGAGCTGCACGAGGATCTTGCGGTCGACCAGGTCGGCGAGCTTGCCCCAGATGGGGGTGGACACGGCGGTCGCCAGCAGGCTCGCCGTGATGACCCAGGTGTACTGGGACTGGGTACCGCCGAGGTCGGCGATGATGACCGGCATCGAGGTCGAGACGACGGTGCCCGAGAGCACCGCGACGAACATGCCGACGACGAGGCCGGAGATCGCGGTGAAGACCTCGCGAGGCGAACGTGTGGCCTCGGAGACCGGTGAAGAAGAGGGTGTTGTCACGGGGATAGAGCTCCTGCGTAGAAAGTTGATAAGAATCAACTATACAACTATTAGTTGCAGAATGGCAACTATGGACTCCGCGCAACGATCGCCTCAGGGAGACCTTCAGGAAACTCTCAGCAAAATACCGTGTCCCCCATTTGGGGGACACGACATTTCGCGCTATTCTCGATCAACGTAGCTGGGGCTACACGGGTGAAGCGTCTGGGGCGCCGAACCCACAAGCAAGGAACAGAGGCGCCACCTCTTGGCGGCAGCGCCCCTCGAGAATCCGGCTGGGGAGCCGGAGAACTCGAGAGGGGCGCCTGTTCCCCGCGACGGTCGGTACGCACCCGAGCGACACCGATCTCCCATCGCGGAACACCCCGTTGCGGGCCTCGTCACCCTGGACGAGGCCCGCAAGGGGTCGAACTCATGGTGCGTCCGCTTTCACGGCCACATGCCGCTCTACGCCTGAGCACGCAGCGCGATCCAGGCGGCAGCACGGTCGTCGGGACTCGACATCGACAGCCCCGTGAGCTGCTCGATCCGGCGCACCCGAGCAGCCAGCGTCTGGCGATGGACCCCCAGTCGCGCGGCTGCTGCGCCCCACGCGCCGTTCTCGGCCAGGAAACCCCGCAGCGTGTCGAGGAGGTCGTCGTCGCGGAGGGGTTCCAGCACCGATGCCAGTCGACGCGTATCGGGCGGAGACAGCCGGTCGAGCACCAGATCGATGGTCGGCATGCCGCGATAGCGCACCACCCCTCGCCCCTCGGCGACGGCGACCTCGTACGCGCGTCGCGACTCCTCCGCCGAGCCCGCGAGCGCGTCGATGGGGGCGGGAGATCCGAGACCGAGGTGCAGCGGCACCGAGAACGCCGCTGCCCGCCGCGCGATCTCCTCGATGTGCTCCTCGCGCGCGAAGCCGGCCACCACCCCCTGCGAGGGCGAGAGCAGATGCGGGGCCCCGAGATCCTCCAGCCAGTGGATGACGACCCGCTCCGCATCCACGTCGGATGTGCGTGCCGAGAGCGCGAACGCCGCGAGGGTGCGATCGCGCACGCCCCAGTCCTTCGCCAGCGTGAGAGCGGCGGACCCGCCCTCTTCGAGGACGCGCATCATCGTGGCCCGGCCGAGCCGCTCCGTACGACTGCCGTCATGGGTGCGCAGCAGCAGGTCGAGCAGCGCCGCGGCCTGCGAGCTCAGGTCGCGCGCCCGGCTCGTCGAGCCGCTCCGAGCAGTCACGACCAGGAACGCCGACATGTCCTCGTCCGTGCCGACCGGGTGCACCTGCAGCGCCCGGCTGCGCACCCGCACCGGACGGTTGAACGCCACGGCGACGGCATCCCCCACATGCAGCGCCCCCGCACCGGCCGAGGCGATCGGCTGCGCGTCGCGGTCGAGCAGCACCGCCCATCCGTCGAGACGCCTGGCGAGCTCGGCGACGACGCCGGCGACGCCGCTGCGGCGCGCCGCGAGCGCCAGCACCTTCGTCGCCGCGAGCACAGCACGATCCTCCGCCGCCGCATCCGTCGCGAGCAGCGCCTGCAGAGTCGGGAGCACGACTGCGGGTTCCATGGCGGGGTCGATGATCGCGGTGACGCCATCGGGCACGGGATCGAGGACTCCCGTCACGACGACGACGGCGAGCCGGAGCGGGGCGCCACGCTCGTCGCTGTCGAGGGCGGCGACGACATCGGCAGGGTCGCCGACGACGAGGGTCGCGAACTGCGGATGCGGCACGACCGCGAAGTCCGCGAGCGGGACGACGCTCGACACGGCTGCGCGGGCGCCCAGCGCACCGCCGTCGACAAGGGTCCCGCCCAGGAGGCGGGCGATCGACGCCAGGTCTCGAGCCATATCCGAAGTATAAGGAATGTCGATCACACCCACACGCACTCATCATTTTGATGAATGACACGGAGGGGCGCGCGTTCCTACGATGGGGCCCGACCTACACGAACGAAGGAGGCCACATGCAGGCCATCGTATTCCGCGACACCGACAGCCCGATCGAGCACACCGAGGTGCAGCTCGCACCCCCGGCTGCCGGCGAGGTGCGCGTGAAGATCGCCGCCGCAGGCGTCTGCCACTCCGACCTGCACGTCAAGCGCGGAGAGTGGACGGCAGCGGCACCGATGGTCATGGGCCATGAGGGCTCGGGCGTGGTCGTGGAACTGGGCGAGGGCGTCACCTCGCTCGCGGTCGGCGATCATGTCGTGCTCAGCTGGGTGCCGCCGTGCGGCGAGTGCCGCTACTGCCGCTCCGGCCACGAAGCGCGCTGCCAGAAGGTGGCGACGGTCGTCGCCCCGCACGGCGTGCTGTTCGACGGCACCTCGCGCCTGAGCAAGGACGGCGAGACGATCCACCACTACCTCGGCGTCTCCTCGTTCGCCGAGGAGGTCGTGGTGCCCGCCTCCGGCGCCATCAAGGTGCGCGACGACGCCCCTCTCGATGTCATCGCCGTCGTGGGGTGCGCAGTCGCGACCGGCGTCGGCGCGGTCATGAACACGGCCGGCGTCGAGCCCGGTGCGCTCGTCGCCGTGATCGGATGCGGAGGCGTCGGTCTGAACGTCATCCAGGGCGCGCGCCTGGCCGGCGCCGAGCGGATCGTCGCGATCGACGTCCGTGAGGACAAGACCCGCCTGGCCGCACAGTTCGGCGCCACGGACCAGATCGTCGCCCCCGACGGCGACGCGGTCGCACAGCTGCGCGCCCTCCTGCCCGACGGCGTCGACTACGCCTTCGACGCGATCGGCCGCACCGTCACGACCGAGCAGTCCATCGAGATGCTCGGTCTCGGCGGCGCCGCCGTGATCGTCGGCCTCCCGCCCACCGGGGCCCGCGCCTCGTTCGAGCCGCTCGTGCTGGCCGAAGCAGACCAGCGCATCCTCGGCTCCAACTACGGCTCGGTGCGCCCGGCCATCGACATCCCGGCCCTGGTCGACCGGTACATGGACGGGCAGCTGATCCTCGATCCGCTGATCTCCTCGCGCCGCCCCCTCGCCGAGGCCGCCGAGGCGTTCGCCGAGCTCGAATCCGGCCAGGCGCTGCGCACCCTCCTCATCCCCTGACCCGCACTCCCTCCCCTACCCGCACTCCGACAAGACCCGATGCGAAGGAGCACCCCTTGACCACGACAGCCCACCAGCAACCGCCCGGCGCGCCGACCGACGCGGGCCTGCGCCGCGGCGTCATGAGCGGCCCCGAGCTGGCCGCCCAGGCGATCGCCAACATCGCCCCGAGCGCGGTGATCGCGTTCACCGCCGCCGCGATCTTCCTCGGAGCCGGCAACGGCACCATCTACGCGTTCGGCCTCGCGACGATCGTGATCCTCTGCGTCGGCTACTGCGTCGTGGTGTTCGCCCGCAAGCACGCCTCCGCCGGCTCGCTCTACACCTACGTGTCGAAGGGCTTGGGACCGGCGGGGGCATACCTCGCCGGTGCGACGCTGCTGATCGGATGCTTCGGCATCGCGGCGGCATCGCTCATGGGGTCGGTCTCGTACATGAGCCAGTTCCTGACGCTGCTCGGCGTCCCCGCTTCCGGCCTCGGCTGGAGCATCGGGCTGGCGATCGTGCTCGGCGGTCTCGCCACGCTGTTCACCATCCGCGGCATCCGGCTCTCTGCGCGGGTGTCTTTGGTGCTCGAACTGCTGTCGGTCGCGATCATCCTCGTGCTGCTGATCTCGGCGCTCGTGTGGGCAGGCCCCGGGGCCTGGGACCCGGCGCAGCTGCTGGCCGAGGGATCCTCCTTCCAGGGCATCGCCGCCGGCATGGTGCTCGGCATCCTCGGTTTCGTCGGATTCTCCTCGGCGGATGCGCTCGGCCGAGAGGCGAAGAACCCGTACAAGGCCATCCCCCGCGCCATCATGTGGAGCGCCCTCACCGTCGGCATCCTGTACGTCTTCGCGGCGTACACGCAGATCGCCGTGCTCGGCGATGACCTGGCCACCGCGGCGAGCCCCCTGGAGAGCATGTCCGAGCTCATCGGCATGCCGGCCTGGTTCGCCCCGGTGCTGACGTTCGGCGTCGCCGCATCGTTCTTCGCCGTGGTCGTCGCCCCGCTCAACGTCATCGGCCGCATCGTCTACGTGATGGGCAAGGAGGGCGTGGTGCACGAGCGGTTCGGCCGCACGCACGAGCGCCACCTCACGCCGCACCGCGTGCTGCTGGCCGCCGGC
It encodes the following:
- a CDS encoding NAD(P)-dependent oxidoreductase: MDDRIGFIGLGVMGQPMALNLAGAGIPLFVWNRTDARTEPLRAAGADVAASVDDVFRRTSTLFLMLVNERVTDEVLGRGTDAFAERVAGHLIVSTGSTSPEYSRGLAADIRTAGGRFVESPVSGSRIPAEAGRLVALVGGAADDVAEVAPLLEPLTKTVIHCGPVGHGLLMKLAVNHYLVISIAGLAEAVHFADGHGLDLDVLSEALNSGQLASDITRAKLPKLSAREFSVQAATEDGLANARLVSEAARAQGIASPLLDVAEELYREAVDLGNARIDMSSVIDAVAARDTTGH
- a CDS encoding MarR family winged helix-turn-helix transcriptional regulator, with protein sequence MSAASDEPARTEAPDSAEGSDLDQAVSRVEHELGRLFARIRVSWREAAATVHPDLQPLGYQVLTSIATGKATSAGAIIERLQTDKSAVSRHVRQLEQLGLVESVRDPEDRRARVLVATELAQERVALARSRYEARLAERLRRWSAADLDHFAELLADFGD
- a CDS encoding MarR family winged helix-turn-helix transcriptional regulator is translated as MVASEAAMSSDVDTALSDLQTHLNLIFARTRTLWKESAARIDPELQVGGYKLLTFIERAERANAHELADKFEMDKSVISRHVRMLEDLGLLESRPDERDGRQRVLTATPAACAALAELRRDHATRLRTVVAGLTQDEIAAASKVFRLLSEV
- a CDS encoding DHA2 family efflux MFS transporter permease subunit, with product MPVTTPSSSPVSEATRSPREVFTAISGLVVGMFVAVLSGTVVSTSMPVIIADLGGTQSQYTWVITASLLATAVSTPIWGKLADLVDRKILVQLSLIIFTVGTVVAGFSTDTNMLIAVRVVQGIGVGGLMSLVMIAVALIISPRERGKYMGVVGGIMALGTIGGPLLGGLLTDVWGWRSNFFVGVPFAILALVLLQFTLHLPKPQRDTKVSIDYFGIVLLAVGVSTLLIWVSMGGSQFDWDSSTSIMLAVIAGVAIAGFIAVEFFVTEPIVPMSLFTGRTFTLSVIASIAIGVSMFATSVFLAQYFQLARGATPTESGLMTIPMIVGQMGASIIIGQLVSRFGKWKGWMLTGATLTTIGVSLMSTLRYDTPFPLVAVYMFALGAGLGMVMQNLTLIVQNDTPPQQLGAASSNVNFFRTIAGTIGVTVMGAMLSTSVASYMTDALKGFTPTTQDEVDALQHLASGDVPKVTQLPDTIRAIVEGAYGHGIADAFIVAIPLAVISIIAIAFIKNKPLSTKNAAEQLREQAEESVIEVAEAEVGASMATGSIRIAGAESTSAPTGAVTVLEREDRESGR
- a CDS encoding helix-turn-helix domain-containing protein codes for the protein MARDLASIARLLGGTLVDGGALGARAAVSSVVPLADFAVVPHPQFATLVVGDPADVVAALDSDERGAPLRLAVVVVTGVLDPVPDGVTAIIDPAMEPAVVLPTLQALLATDAAAEDRAVLAATKVLALAARRSGVAGVVAELARRLDGWAVLLDRDAQPIASAGAGALHVGDAVAVAFNRPVRVRSRALQVHPVGTDEDMSAFLVVTARSGSTSRARDLSSQAAALLDLLLRTHDGSRTERLGRATMMRVLEEGGSAALTLAKDWGVRDRTLAAFALSARTSDVDAERVVIHWLEDLGAPHLLSPSQGVVAGFAREEHIEEIARRAAAFSVPLHLGLGSPAPIDALAGSAEESRRAYEVAVAEGRGVVRYRGMPTIDLVLDRLSPPDTRRLASVLEPLRDDDLLDTLRGFLAENGAWGAAAARLGVHRQTLAARVRRIEQLTGLSMSSPDDRAAAWIALRAQA
- a CDS encoding alcohol dehydrogenase catalytic domain-containing protein translates to MQAIVFRDTDSPIEHTEVQLAPPAAGEVRVKIAAAGVCHSDLHVKRGEWTAAAPMVMGHEGSGVVVELGEGVTSLAVGDHVVLSWVPPCGECRYCRSGHEARCQKVATVVAPHGVLFDGTSRLSKDGETIHHYLGVSSFAEEVVVPASGAIKVRDDAPLDVIAVVGCAVATGVGAVMNTAGVEPGALVAVIGCGGVGLNVIQGARLAGAERIVAIDVREDKTRLAAQFGATDQIVAPDGDAVAQLRALLPDGVDYAFDAIGRTVTTEQSIEMLGLGGAAVIVGLPPTGARASFEPLVLAEADQRILGSNYGSVRPAIDIPALVDRYMDGQLILDPLISSRRPLAEAAEAFAELESGQALRTLLIP
- a CDS encoding APC family permease, translated to MSGPELAAQAIANIAPSAVIAFTAAAIFLGAGNGTIYAFGLATIVILCVGYCVVVFARKHASAGSLYTYVSKGLGPAGAYLAGATLLIGCFGIAAASLMGSVSYMSQFLTLLGVPASGLGWSIGLAIVLGGLATLFTIRGIRLSARVSLVLELLSVAIILVLLISALVWAGPGAWDPAQLLAEGSSFQGIAAGMVLGILGFVGFSSADALGREAKNPYKAIPRAIMWSALTVGILYVFAAYTQIAVLGDDLATAASPLESMSELIGMPAWFAPVLTFGVAASFFAVVVAPLNVIGRIVYVMGKEGVVHERFGRTHERHLTPHRVLLAAGALAVIVDIVFLIAGAEPMEILVWVNTWGTYGYMVAYALVAIACVVYTQRAGMRNGLVWVCATIAVATMAYVFFANVFPVPAFPFNVIPYVFIVCVLAALSRYWYLKARQPEVIARIGNTETSAMDGVG